A region of Nocardioides alkalitolerans DNA encodes the following proteins:
- a CDS encoding ABC transporter permease, translating to MLRATWKSLPGRKVRLVMSTFAIVLGVAFVCGSLMFSDTLERSFTSLFSATVGDVVVRPEIGTSFGAAEGSSRTVPASLVEELAALPEAARADGNVSAPGVFVIGDDGKVVGGQGAPGLLQGFNDAPAAGGAEGLHVVEGRAPSGFTEVALDEKTAERAGYEIGDAVRLVSPVADGELTPTLVGLVALGGDASLNGATLTVVDMATGQQVFLQGEDAYTDVWVRAADGVSQEELRDAVAPLLPDGVEAVTGDDAADESASLLLEAISFLTTFLLIFAGIALVVGGFLIVNTFSMLVAQRSRELALLRALGASRRQVVRSVQLEAFVVGLVGSVLGLGLGVLLALAIRAVFARVGLDLDSQPLVLEPRTVVAAFAVGIVVTMVAAWGPARRTTRIAPVEALRDDVALPETTIRRRMVVGAALVVGGAGALAAGLVADVPRAGWWVGLGVLAVLLGVAAASPVIGRPVLVAAHAAYRRLFGTVGNLAGLNALRNPRRTAATASALMIGLTLATTMAILGDSAKASVDRTIEQTFPGDFVVSNQVGEGFSTGIGDAMGEVEGVASVVRVRYGLAETGDRPRRLGGVDPSTFRDLGVGTVAGDVTDLVDGTAVVDEDYADDAGIGVGDDLVVTTVDGEQRLPVVAVVDPGSVLPSITTTTATLLDAGYRDLDNTLVVEAVADPPGGLDGLQDRLEQAAGDNPLVTVKDQAEYAAEQRAPIDRLVLVVFALLGLALVIAVLGIVNTLALSVVERTREVGLLRAVGLGRGQLRWMITLESVVIAALGTVLGLVLGTTFGLALMRTLREEGLEVISVPVGQLAGFAAAALVVGVLAAALPARRAARLDVLAAVSTE from the coding sequence ATGCTGCGCGCGACCTGGAAGAGCCTGCCGGGGCGCAAGGTGCGCCTCGTGATGAGCACGTTCGCGATCGTGCTCGGCGTCGCCTTCGTGTGCGGCTCGCTGATGTTCTCCGACACCCTCGAGCGGTCCTTCACCTCGCTGTTCTCCGCGACGGTCGGCGACGTCGTCGTGCGTCCGGAGATCGGCACGTCCTTCGGCGCCGCCGAGGGGTCGTCGCGCACCGTGCCGGCCTCCCTCGTCGAGGAGCTGGCCGCCCTGCCCGAGGCGGCGCGGGCGGACGGCAACGTGAGCGCCCCGGGTGTCTTCGTCATCGGCGACGACGGCAAGGTCGTGGGCGGACAGGGCGCACCGGGCCTGCTGCAGGGGTTCAACGACGCCCCGGCCGCGGGAGGGGCCGAGGGCCTCCACGTCGTCGAGGGCCGCGCGCCCTCCGGGTTCACCGAGGTGGCGCTCGACGAGAAGACCGCGGAGCGGGCGGGCTACGAGATCGGCGACGCCGTCCGGCTCGTCAGCCCCGTCGCCGACGGGGAGCTGACGCCCACGCTCGTGGGGCTCGTGGCCCTCGGCGGGGACGCCTCGCTCAACGGCGCCACCCTCACCGTGGTCGACATGGCGACGGGGCAGCAGGTGTTCCTGCAGGGGGAGGACGCCTACACCGACGTCTGGGTGCGCGCCGCCGACGGGGTCTCGCAGGAGGAGCTGCGCGACGCCGTCGCGCCCCTCCTGCCCGACGGGGTCGAGGCCGTGACGGGCGACGACGCCGCCGACGAGTCGGCCTCGCTCCTGCTGGAGGCCATCTCGTTCCTCACGACCTTCCTCCTCATCTTCGCCGGCATCGCCCTCGTGGTGGGCGGCTTCCTCATCGTCAACACGTTCTCGATGCTCGTCGCCCAGCGCAGCCGCGAGCTGGCACTGCTGCGCGCGCTGGGCGCCTCCCGCCGCCAGGTCGTGCGCTCGGTGCAGCTCGAGGCCTTCGTGGTCGGTCTCGTCGGCTCCGTCCTGGGCCTGGGGCTGGGCGTGCTCCTCGCCCTCGCCATCCGTGCTGTCTTCGCGCGCGTGGGTCTCGACCTCGACTCCCAGCCGCTCGTGCTCGAGCCGCGCACGGTCGTCGCCGCCTTCGCCGTGGGGATCGTGGTCACGATGGTCGCGGCGTGGGGGCCGGCCCGGCGCACGACGCGCATCGCGCCCGTCGAGGCCCTGCGCGACGACGTGGCGCTCCCGGAGACCACGATCCGGCGACGCATGGTCGTCGGCGCCGCGCTCGTCGTGGGTGGCGCGGGCGCGCTCGCGGCCGGGCTCGTCGCCGACGTCCCGCGGGCCGGCTGGTGGGTCGGCCTGGGTGTCCTCGCGGTCCTGCTCGGCGTCGCGGCGGCCAGTCCCGTGATCGGCCGTCCGGTCCTCGTGGCGGCGCACGCGGCGTACCGGCGTCTCTTCGGCACCGTCGGCAACCTCGCCGGGCTCAACGCCCTGCGCAACCCGCGGCGCACGGCGGCGACCGCGTCCGCCCTCATGATCGGCCTGACGCTCGCGACCACCATGGCGATCCTGGGCGACTCGGCCAAGGCGTCGGTCGACCGCACCATCGAGCAGACCTTCCCCGGTGACTTCGTGGTCAGCAACCAGGTGGGGGAGGGGTTCTCGACCGGCATCGGCGACGCGATGGGCGAGGTCGAGGGCGTGGCGTCGGTGGTGCGGGTGCGCTACGGGCTGGCCGAGACGGGTGACCGCCCCCGCCGGCTGGGCGGCGTCGACCCGTCGACCTTCCGCGACCTCGGCGTCGGGACGGTGGCCGGCGACGTCACCGACCTGGTGGACGGCACGGCGGTCGTCGACGAGGACTACGCCGACGACGCCGGCATCGGGGTCGGGGACGACCTCGTCGTCACCACGGTCGACGGCGAGCAGCGCCTGCCCGTGGTGGCCGTGGTGGACCCGGGATCGGTCCTGCCGTCGATCACCACGACGACGGCCACGCTGCTCGACGCGGGCTACCGCGACCTCGACAACACGCTCGTCGTCGAGGCCGTCGCGGACCCGCCCGGCGGGCTCGACGGGCTGCAGGACCGGCTCGAGCAGGCGGCGGGCGACAACCCGCTGGTCACGGTGAAGGACCAGGCGGAGTACGCCGCGGAGCAACGCGCCCCCATCGACCGTCTGGTGCTGGTCGTCTTCGCCCTGCTGGGCCTGGCGCTCGTGATCGCCGTCCTCGGCATCGTCAACACGCTCGCGCTCTCGGTCGTCGAGCGCACGCGGGAGGTCGGGCTGCTCCGGGCGGTCGGGCTCGGGCGGGGCCAGCTGCGGTGGATGATCACGCTGGAGTCGGTCGTGATCGCGGCCCTCGGGACGGTCCTCGGCCTCGTGCTCGGCACCACCTTCGGGCTCGCCCTCATGCGCACCCTGCGCGAGGAGGGGCTGGAGGTGATCAGCGTGCCGGTCGGGCAGCTGGCCGGGTTCGCCGCGGCGGCGCTCGTGGTCGGCGTGCTCGCCGCCGCCCTGCCCGCCCGCCGCGCGGCCCGGCTCGACGTGCTCGCCGCGGTCAGCACGGAGTGA
- a CDS encoding ABC transporter ATP-binding protein: protein MTDDPAVAAPAAASVRDLVKTYGAGQARVRALDGVSLDLGQGEFTAVMGPSGSGKSTLMHCCAGLDTADSGSVRIGETELSRLKDKELTRLRRDRIGFVFQSFNLVPTLTAEENIRLPLSIAGRRAEPGVFESVVETVGLGPRLSHRPNELSGGQQQRVAVARALVSRPDIVFADEPTGNLDSRSGAEVLTLLRRSVDEIGQTVVMVTHDPVAAAYTDRVVFLADGRVVDELRRPDREQVLAVMTRMTASALPDGAP from the coding sequence ATGACCGACGACCCTGCTGTCGCCGCCCCTGCGGCGGCCAGCGTGCGCGACCTCGTGAAGACGTACGGCGCGGGGCAGGCCCGCGTCCGCGCCCTGGACGGCGTGAGCCTCGACCTCGGCCAGGGCGAGTTCACCGCCGTCATGGGTCCCAGCGGCTCCGGCAAGTCGACGCTGATGCACTGCTGCGCGGGGCTCGACACGGCGGACAGCGGGTCGGTGCGGATCGGTGAGACCGAGCTGTCCCGGCTCAAGGACAAGGAGCTCACGCGCCTGCGGCGCGACCGGATCGGCTTCGTGTTCCAGTCCTTCAACCTGGTGCCGACCCTGACCGCGGAGGAGAACATCCGGCTGCCGCTCTCCATCGCCGGGCGGCGGGCCGAGCCGGGGGTCTTCGAGTCGGTCGTCGAGACGGTGGGCCTGGGGCCCCGCCTGTCGCACCGCCCCAACGAGCTCTCCGGCGGGCAGCAGCAACGCGTCGCGGTCGCGCGGGCGCTCGTGAGCCGGCCCGACATCGTGTTCGCGGACGAGCCCACGGGCAACCTCGACTCCCGGTCCGGTGCCGAGGTGCTCACCCTGCTGCGGCGCAGCGTCGACGAGATCGGCCAGACCGTCGTGATGGTCACCCACGACCCGGTGGCGGCGGCGTACACCGACCGCGTGGTCTTCCTCGCCGACGGGCGCGTCGTCGACGAGCTGCGCCGTCCCGACCGCGAGCAGGTGCTCGCGGTGATGACGCGCATGACGGCGTCCGCGCTGCCGGACGGCGCCCCCTGA
- a CDS encoding alpha-ketoglutarate-dependent dioxygenase AlkB, whose amino-acid sequence MAPLAPGIERRLLAHGAWIDVRRDWLGALSDDVMEALVHRVPWRAERRQMYERVVDVPRLLHTYGAGEPLPHPGLAAARDALSEHYADELGEPFTTAGCCFYRDGSDSVAWHGDTIGRGSTHDTMVAIVSVGDPRRLALRPRGGGASIAVTMGHGDLVVMGGSCQRTWEHAVPKVAHAGPRLSVQFRPAGVF is encoded by the coding sequence CTGGCCCCGTTGGCGCCGGGCATCGAACGGCGCCTGCTCGCCCACGGCGCCTGGATCGACGTGCGCCGCGACTGGCTCGGGGCGCTCTCCGACGACGTGATGGAGGCGCTCGTCCACCGCGTGCCGTGGCGGGCGGAGCGGCGGCAGATGTACGAGCGGGTGGTCGACGTCCCCCGCCTCCTCCACACGTACGGCGCGGGCGAGCCCCTCCCGCACCCCGGCCTCGCGGCGGCCCGGGACGCCCTGTCGGAGCACTACGCGGACGAGCTGGGCGAGCCCTTCACGACGGCGGGGTGCTGCTTCTACCGGGACGGGTCCGACTCGGTGGCGTGGCACGGCGACACCATCGGGCGCGGATCGACGCACGACACGATGGTCGCGATCGTCTCGGTCGGCGACCCGCGGCGGCTCGCGCTGCGCCCCCGGGGAGGCGGCGCGTCGATCGCCGTGACGATGGGCCACGGCGACCTGGTCGTCATGGGCGGCTCCTGCCAGCGCACCTGGGAGCACGCGGTGCCCAAGGTGGCGCACGCCGGCCCCCGCCTGTCGGTCCAGTTCCGCCCGGCCGGGGTGTTCTGA
- a CDS encoding DUF3253 domain-containing protein — translation MSTSDADGLERAVLDLLDRRAAGATICPSEVARAAASDGQEWRDLMDPVRAAVGRLVERDEVDVTQGGEVVDLASARGPIRVRRRA, via the coding sequence GTGAGCACCTCCGACGCCGACGGCCTCGAGCGCGCCGTCCTCGACCTGCTCGACCGGCGTGCCGCGGGCGCCACGATCTGCCCGTCCGAGGTGGCGCGGGCCGCCGCCTCCGACGGTCAGGAGTGGCGCGACCTCATGGACCCGGTGCGCGCCGCCGTCGGACGCCTGGTGGAGCGCGACGAGGTCGACGTGACGCAGGGCGGCGAGGTGGTGGACCTCGCGAGCGCACGCGGCCCCATCCGCGTGCGCCGGCGCGCCTGA